The following coding sequences lie in one Vidua chalybeata isolate OUT-0048 chromosome 16, bVidCha1 merged haplotype, whole genome shotgun sequence genomic window:
- the BRI3 gene encoding brain protein I3 has product MDSKPLLQERPPAYSPAAPAAPGYDYGHGNYGAIPAPQPGFQPPPPYSYPGAAAAPGYAVPPPASQPNYSSTYTIIQQPATTTSVVVVGGCPACRVGVLEDTFTCLGVLCAIVFFPIGILFCLALRQRRCPNCGAAFG; this is encoded by the exons ATGGACAGCAAACCGCTGCTGCAGGAGCGGCCCCCCGCCTACAGCCCCGCCGCGCCTGCCGCGCCGGGCTACGACTACGGGCACGGCAACTACGGCGCCATCCCCGCCCCGCAGCCCGGCTTCCAGCCGCCCCCGCCGTACTCCTACCCGGGCGCCGCTGCCGCCCCAG ggTATGCTGTTCCTCCACCGGCATCACAGCCAAACTATTCGAGCACGTACACCATCATTCAACAGCCTGCCACCACCACTTCTGTAGTAGTAGTTGGTGGCTGTCCTGCCTGCAG GGTTGGCGTGTTGGAGGACACCTTCACCTGTCTTGGTGTTTTGTGTGCCATTGTATTCTTTCCAATTGGGATTCTGTTCTGCCTTGCACTGAGGCAGAGAAGATGCCCCAACTGTGGGGCAGCTTTTGGCTGA